The following are encoded together in the Planococcus antarcticus DSM 14505 genome:
- a CDS encoding IS110 family RNA-guided transposase gives MNSKLNEKINQVMDTTIVVGMDIAKRKHYATFVDDRGRQLVKAFPVYQSKAGFDYFYERVISAMKEFGKTEVLVGIEPTGHYWLNLFHFLNDHGIPLVMTNPMHVKRSKELDDNLQTKNDQKDALVIARLVKDGRFSYPRVLEGMEAELRVGATLRSNLTEEFGAIKNKMIRWLDRYFPEFVQVFPTFGKMTLAALEKTPFPTDVTGKEPEALLALYREIEGMKSPQRPKAQQLIEAASSSIGITEGKTMAQREIATLLNRYRQLEKELDELTLELETMIQKTPEYEYLSTVPGLGTPTIIDLLSEIGSFSHYRDPRQLIKLAGLTLRENSSGMHKGQKRISKRGRRKLRALLFRVMMPLIRHNEAFRKLHEYYTTRSQNPLRKKQSIVVLCGKLLKVLHALCTKQIHFDAKQLMSDSLCLQEAA, from the coding sequence ATGAATTCTAAACTGAATGAAAAGATTAATCAAGTCATGGATACAACAATTGTGGTTGGAATGGATATCGCCAAACGCAAGCATTACGCCACGTTCGTTGATGACCGTGGGCGCCAGCTGGTGAAGGCTTTTCCCGTCTACCAATCGAAAGCGGGGTTTGATTACTTCTACGAGCGCGTAATCAGCGCGATGAAGGAGTTCGGCAAGACAGAAGTGCTGGTCGGCATTGAGCCGACCGGACATTACTGGCTCAATCTGTTCCATTTTCTCAATGATCACGGGATTCCGCTCGTCATGACGAATCCGATGCACGTGAAACGCTCGAAAGAGCTGGATGATAACTTACAAACGAAAAATGATCAGAAAGATGCGCTGGTGATCGCCCGCCTGGTAAAAGACGGCCGCTTCAGCTACCCGCGCGTCCTAGAAGGCATGGAAGCAGAGCTGCGCGTCGGTGCCACACTTCGTTCCAATCTGACCGAAGAATTCGGTGCCATCAAAAACAAGATGATCCGGTGGCTAGATCGGTATTTCCCGGAATTTGTCCAGGTTTTTCCGACGTTCGGAAAAATGACTTTGGCGGCGCTGGAAAAAACCCCGTTTCCAACTGATGTCACCGGAAAAGAGCCGGAAGCGTTACTTGCTCTCTACCGAGAGATTGAGGGAATGAAATCACCACAACGCCCGAAAGCGCAGCAGTTAATCGAAGCCGCTTCTTCGTCCATTGGCATCACGGAAGGGAAAACGATGGCACAACGTGAAATCGCCACGCTCCTCAACCGGTACCGCCAATTGGAAAAAGAGCTGGATGAATTGACCCTTGAACTCGAAACGATGATCCAGAAAACACCGGAATATGAGTACTTGTCTACTGTGCCAGGACTTGGCACACCGACCATCATTGACCTGTTGTCCGAAATCGGCAGCTTCTCCCATTACCGAGATCCACGCCAACTTATCAAGCTAGCGGGACTCACCTTGCGGGAGAACTCCTCGGGCATGCATAAAGGCCAGAAACGCATCTCCAAACGTGGTAGACGCAAGCTCAGAGCCCTGTTATTCCGGGTCATGATGCCGCTGATCCGCCACAACGAAGCGTTCCGAAAGTTACATGAATACTATACGACCCGTTCGCAGAATCCCCTGCGAAAAAAGCAATCCATCGTCGTCCTATGCGGCAAGTTACTGAAAGTGCTCCACGCGCTCTGTACGAAGCAGATTCATTTTGATGCGAAGCAATTGATGAGCGATAGCCTGTGCCTCCAGGAGGCAGCTTAA
- a CDS encoding IS630 family transposase (programmed frameshift), which translates to MEKEAQIQELIEAMNQTHDRRIYERYLAVKLILQGKTQKEAAEIIGRNEHTVGKYIAGYQASGLEGLVRRTAPGRESKLKFEQLRELKEIIAYQTPVDCGFPARANWTLSLAVQLINVKWNESYTLKGASRLLHSLGLSYTRPTYTLKKADPVKQEKFRVQTFPALKKLMNGQIDYLLFEDESMIRDYQAIGRTWFIRGKQRLIPTYGQHKGLKLIGTLEYETGKIFCVEEERYDAKTFLGFLRKLLAAYPAGKIVMILDNARIHHAKLIQPFLEENRNRLELVFLPPYSPELNLMEGVWKWLKESVIQNVFFGNVQKIILAVRAFLKDVEQRQAETIDRLCVRM; encoded by the exons ATGGAAAAGGAAGCGCAAATCCAAGAATTAATAGAAGCGATGAACCAGACCCATGATCGGCGCATATATGAGCGCTACCTGGCTGTGAAGCTCATCCTTCAAGGTAAGACCCAGAAGGAAGCTGCGGAAATCATCGGACGCAACGAACACACCGTCGGGAAATATATCGCCGGTTATCAAGCGTCTGGCCTGGAAGGGCTTGTCCGGCGCACAGCTCCCGGTAGAGAGTCGAAACTGAAATTCGAACAGTTGCGGGAACTAAAGGAAATCATCGCTTATCAAACACCAGTCGACTGCGGATTTCCAGCACGAGCCAATTGGACGCTATCCCTTGCGGTTCAACTCATTAATGTCAAATGGAATGAGAGCTATACTTTGAAAGGTGCTTCCCGACTTCTCCATTCACTGGGGCTTAGCTATACCCGTCCGACTTACACGCTTAAAAAAGCAGATCCGGTGAAGCAGGAGAAGTTCCGTGTTCAGACATTTCCAGCGCTA AAAAAACTGATGAACGGACAAATCGACTATCTCCTGTTTGAAGATGAATCGATGATCCGAGACTATCAAGCAATCGGTCGAACCTGGTTCATCCGGGGGAAACAGCGCCTCATCCCGACTTACGGACAGCACAAGGGGCTGAAACTGATTGGAACGCTCGAATATGAAACAGGTAAAATTTTCTGTGTAGAAGAGGAACGCTACGATGCCAAAACGTTTTTGGGATTCTTGCGAAAACTTCTGGCTGCTTATCCAGCGGGTAAAATTGTCATGATTCTCGATAATGCAAGAATCCACCATGCCAAGTTGATTCAACCATTTCTTGAAGAAAATCGAAACCGCCTTGAACTCGTCTTCCTGCCGCCCTACAGCCCTGAGCTTAATTTAATGGAAGGCGTTTGGAAATGGTTGAAGGAATCGGTCATTCAAAATGTTTTCTTCGGCAATGTACAAAAGATTATCTTGGCGGTCCGGGCATTCTTAAAAGATGTTGAGCAGCGACAAGCTGAAACGATTGATCGCCTATGCGTAAGAATGTAA
- a CDS encoding peptidoglycan-binding domain-containing protein, translating to MNIDNQLITTDSAKRWIEMLQKQLIRENPAALPNDGIDGIYGAETTEWVTRFQQRKGLYVDGIAGAETLERLRTDIVFYVGGPSGKGVELLQEDLEYFYLSSGTIDDIYGAGTRQSVRDFQADNNLFVDGEAGPGTMKKMDELLTTLFAQSSDTGSLVRRIQEQLNEQESTSVSVYVDGIYGSATKNAITQFQTENNLYVDGIVGPRTMHFLDAQAQQLMTSEEIQNALESRAGFSFGEVEEAVATKFISLLEENSVFTGNLGTANLSSVNAVTQVGYQNNGMLIVYAEVDDNSEKQVMAFFDEKEEELLTFSIIQETGSAYDDLIKITNVSLTENGEGIEEIETTVAESDNQQLLLELEFKEAYEKALSSASIASASTITLSSDPGEDPLYDAIQLACGSLLAIGAGVSYAKIATILGVTTTNPVSLGAILTAVAGGALGYYFCQYLESPLS from the coding sequence ATGAACATCGACAATCAATTAATCACAACAGACTCAGCCAAACGGTGGATTGAAATGTTGCAGAAGCAACTGATCCGTGAAAATCCAGCCGCCTTGCCAAACGACGGCATTGACGGCATCTACGGCGCCGAAACAACAGAATGGGTAACCCGTTTTCAACAGCGTAAAGGGTTGTACGTCGACGGCATCGCCGGAGCTGAAACATTGGAACGATTGCGTACAGATATCGTGTTTTACGTAGGTGGGCCTTCTGGAAAAGGTGTAGAACTGTTGCAGGAGGATTTGGAGTATTTCTATCTTTCGTCGGGAACAATCGATGACATCTACGGGGCTGGCACACGACAGAGTGTCCGAGACTTCCAAGCCGACAATAACTTGTTTGTGGACGGAGAAGCTGGTCCTGGAACAATGAAGAAGATGGATGAACTTCTGACGACGCTCTTCGCTCAATCTAGCGATACTGGAAGCCTGGTCCGTCGGATTCAAGAACAATTAAATGAGCAAGAAAGTACTAGTGTTTCTGTTTATGTAGATGGAATTTACGGCAGTGCGACGAAGAATGCTATTACCCAATTTCAGACTGAAAACAATCTTTATGTAGATGGCATCGTTGGACCGAGAACAATGCATTTTTTAGATGCTCAAGCACAACAACTTATGACTAGCGAAGAAATTCAAAATGCTCTTGAGTCTCGTGCAGGTTTTTCTTTTGGAGAAGTGGAGGAAGCTGTAGCCACAAAATTCATCTCACTTTTAGAAGAAAATTCTGTTTTCACAGGAAATTTAGGTACCGCTAATCTTTCTAGTGTTAATGCTGTTACACAGGTAGGGTACCAGAATAATGGAATGCTCATCGTATATGCTGAAGTTGATGATAATTCTGAAAAACAAGTGATGGCATTCTTTGATGAAAAAGAAGAAGAGCTACTCACCTTTAGCATCATTCAAGAAACCGGAAGTGCATACGATGATCTTATAAAAATTACAAACGTTAGTCTTACAGAGAACGGAGAAGGAATTGAAGAAATTGAAACAACAGTAGCAGAATCAGATAATCAACAACTTCTCTTGGAGTTAGAATTTAAAGAAGCTTACGAAAAAGCACTAAGTTCAGCATCTATAGCTTCAGCCTCAACAATTACTCTCTCGAGTGATCCTGGAGAAGATCCACTTTATGATGCTATTCAACTTGCTTGCGGATCATTGTTAGCTATAGGGGCAGGAGTATCTTATGCTAAAATTGCGACTATTTTAGGTGTTACTACTACTAATCCAGTTTCTTTAGGAGCCATTTTGACAGCTGTTGCAGGTGGCGCTCTTGGTTATTATTTTTGTCAATATCTAGAATCTCCTCTTTCTTAA
- a CDS encoding AbrB/MazE/SpoVT family DNA-binding domain-containing protein produces the protein MPNVQERSQDKGMAKHVRLRSKGQVTIPNEILEQLDLTSNTNLKVTVVDGRIVLIPMIEIAKDQAWYWTETWQQDEKEAQQEIGRGMTSGPLAVEDALAWLEADE, from the coding sequence ATGCCAAATGTACAGGAACGTTCGCAAGATAAAGGGATGGCCAAGCATGTTCGTTTGCGAAGCAAAGGGCAGGTGACAATTCCCAACGAAATACTGGAACAGCTGGATTTAACCTCTAATACCAATTTGAAAGTAACCGTGGTAGACGGGCGGATCGTCCTGATTCCGATGATTGAAATCGCTAAAGACCAAGCTTGGTACTGGACGGAAACGTGGCAGCAAGACGAAAAAGAAGCTCAGCAAGAGATCGGCCGGGGAATGACCAGTGGCCCATTGGCTGTAGAAGATGCGCTTGCCTGGCTTGAAGCAGATGAATGA
- a CDS encoding type II toxin-antitoxin system RelE/ParE family toxin produces the protein MFELEITNKFKKSYKKFHKNEQRAVSEAIKLLAAAPPFQPSLRTKRIEGTKSIFEASANMDIRISWEYSQTAEKTLILRNCGHYDDLLRNPQKQ, from the coding sequence TTGTTTGAACTAGAGATCACGAATAAATTCAAGAAATCATATAAAAAGTTCCACAAGAATGAACAGCGTGCGGTCAGTGAGGCCATTAAGCTCTTGGCAGCCGCACCTCCTTTTCAACCTTCCCTGAGAACCAAGCGAATTGAAGGGACGAAATCCATCTTTGAAGCAAGCGCCAATATGGATATCCGGATTTCGTGGGAATACAGCCAAACAGCTGAAAAAACGTTAATTTTGCGGAATTGTGGTCATTACGATGACTTACTAAGAAACCCTCAAAAGCAATGA
- a CDS encoding IS3 family transposase: MFSFIQEHRNEYDVLMMCNLLGVSRGGYYKWRTQLVVATRTERQILREELLQKIAQSYHESYGTYGSPRILEDLKAQGYSICERTVGRYMKELGLCALPVKQFVTTTDSNHHQFVYPNLLERRFNVDKPNTVWVSDITYIWTLEGWLYLASVMDLFSRKIIGWSLDVTMKTELPLGALQEALLLRNPTGEPIHHSDRGSQYCSDEYIKCLKKAEFQISMSRKGDPYDNACIESFHATIKKELIYRHRFRTREDARKAIGHYIDDFYNLRRRHSTLGYLSPENYEKKYASLISERLVS, from the coding sequence ATCTTTTCGTTCATCCAGGAGCATCGGAACGAATACGACGTGTTGATGATGTGTAATTTACTTGGCGTATCCAGAGGCGGCTACTATAAATGGCGGACTCAGCTGGTCGTAGCTACTCGGACTGAACGGCAGATTCTGCGGGAAGAACTTCTCCAAAAAATTGCTCAATCGTATCATGAGAGCTATGGCACCTATGGTAGCCCGCGCATTCTTGAAGATCTCAAGGCGCAGGGATATTCCATATGCGAACGAACCGTGGGTCGTTACATGAAAGAGCTAGGACTCTGTGCATTGCCAGTAAAACAATTCGTGACAACGACGGATTCCAACCATCACCAATTCGTTTACCCAAATCTTCTCGAGCGCCGTTTTAATGTCGACAAGCCCAATACGGTCTGGGTATCCGATATCACGTATATCTGGACGCTAGAGGGATGGTTGTATCTGGCGAGTGTAATGGATCTATTCTCGCGCAAGATTATCGGGTGGAGTCTGGATGTCACGATGAAGACCGAACTGCCACTTGGGGCGCTGCAAGAGGCGCTGCTCTTGCGAAATCCCACTGGTGAGCCAATCCATCACTCTGACCGCGGCTCTCAATACTGTTCCGATGAGTACATTAAGTGCTTGAAAAAAGCCGAATTCCAAATCAGCATGAGCCGCAAGGGAGATCCGTACGATAACGCCTGCATCGAATCGTTTCACGCCACCATTAAGAAAGAGCTGATTTACCGCCACCGGTTCCGAACACGGGAAGACGCTCGAAAGGCAATCGGCCATTACATCGATGACTTCTATAATTTGCGTAGACGGCACTCCACACTCGGTTATTTGTCACCCGAAAACTATGAAAAAAAATACGCATCCCTGATATCAGAACGATTGGTTTCGTGA
- a CDS encoding transposase has product MGKHKTTEYKEYIAKLHIKEGRKATDLAYEVGVSATTVRQWAREYREKQERLANPTGEPLVTFSEMEKKLRDTENRLKERDDEVEILKKAMHVFMKSRT; this is encoded by the coding sequence ATGGGTAAACACAAAACGACCGAATACAAGGAATATATCGCCAAGCTCCATATCAAAGAAGGACGGAAAGCCACGGACCTGGCTTATGAAGTCGGCGTGAGTGCCACAACGGTGCGGCAATGGGCAAGAGAGTATCGGGAAAAGCAAGAGCGTTTAGCGAATCCAACGGGTGAGCCGCTGGTCACCTTCTCAGAGATGGAGAAGAAGCTGCGGGATACAGAAAACCGGCTGAAAGAGCGTGACGATGAAGTAGAAATCTTAAAAAAGGCCATGCATGTCTTCATGAAAAGCCGCACGTAA
- a CDS encoding sensor domain-containing protein, with the protein MKKDKETELHSIQQVLMNKIPEHQQVGQFLMKDGVIHWFQTKMKGIKDASGHTYGVIVSHKSVSPYSIQPITAEIVLETMTEGFILLDDQLQIIYVNEIAEKLFQYQRRNVVGRDLVEWFPEVAGTSFYQNYQQALREKVVLEFIDYYKPLDIWFEMKVCPLKKGGLALYFQDVSERKKTEVQLVESTYYDYLTGLPNRRLIIETARLLIEQQKNFSILHFNIDNLNYINAVHHFGAGERIIKKFAEELNGFSSKTCHVGRLDGNEFIILQEVAPNEDVAAITEQMQEIFVHPVVLEDSQKIHASVSIGIACFPFDAQTLEELISCADIAMHEAKEVPGSFHSFFHPLMKISYNRKSAIEKGLNGDLKENGFYYVLQPQIDGSSGQLVGAEVLSRWNHPEFGEISPLEFIQIAEESGEIVPLTSHLLAEIFTQIKEWEKGFGWNLRTAINMTPSLLSDPTFFDNFFELLEHFQISSHLLEIEITEQAELTYSPKTLENLLRCKSKGISIAIDDFGTGFSMISYLTHFPINKIKIDQSFVQKIGQNRKSEAVLTSLIHLAHSIECDLVAEGVETVEESLFLQENGCPIHQGYLYDKPLTPKAFEKKYLQDFIKNKDMKELPYHHTLL; encoded by the coding sequence ATGAAAAAGGATAAAGAAACTGAACTTCACTCAATTCAGCAAGTATTGATGAATAAAATTCCCGAACACCAACAGGTGGGGCAGTTTCTTATGAAAGATGGCGTCATCCATTGGTTCCAAACGAAAATGAAGGGAATTAAAGATGCGTCGGGACATACATACGGTGTCATCGTCTCCCATAAGTCTGTTAGTCCTTATTCCATTCAACCCATCACCGCGGAAATTGTGTTAGAAACGATGACCGAAGGGTTTATTTTATTGGATGATCAGTTACAAATCATTTATGTAAATGAGATTGCTGAAAAACTGTTTCAGTACCAACGCAGAAATGTAGTGGGAAGAGACTTGGTGGAATGGTTTCCAGAAGTAGCTGGCACGTCATTCTATCAAAATTACCAGCAGGCTTTGAGAGAAAAAGTCGTCCTGGAATTTATCGATTACTATAAGCCACTGGATATTTGGTTCGAGATGAAAGTATGTCCGTTAAAAAAAGGCGGATTGGCTTTATATTTTCAGGATGTAAGTGAACGAAAGAAAACAGAAGTGCAACTGGTCGAATCCACATACTACGACTATTTAACGGGATTGCCCAATCGCAGATTAATTATTGAGACAGCTCGTTTGCTAATCGAACAGCAGAAGAATTTCTCGATATTGCATTTCAATATTGATAATTTAAACTATATTAACGCTGTACACCACTTCGGTGCGGGAGAACGCATCATAAAGAAATTCGCTGAAGAATTGAACGGGTTTTCAAGCAAAACGTGTCATGTTGGCCGGCTAGATGGGAATGAGTTCATTATTTTGCAAGAAGTCGCTCCAAATGAAGACGTGGCAGCTATCACTGAACAGATGCAAGAGATTTTCGTTCACCCGGTGGTTCTAGAAGATTCTCAAAAAATCCATGCCAGCGTCAGTATTGGCATTGCTTGCTTCCCCTTTGATGCTCAGACACTAGAAGAGTTGATTTCTTGCGCCGACATCGCGATGCATGAAGCCAAAGAGGTTCCCGGTTCTTTTCACTCTTTCTTCCACCCACTGATGAAAATTTCTTATAATCGGAAGTCAGCTATTGAAAAAGGGTTGAACGGAGACTTAAAGGAGAATGGCTTTTATTACGTCCTGCAGCCACAGATTGATGGAAGTTCCGGTCAGCTAGTCGGCGCTGAAGTACTTTCCCGTTGGAATCATCCCGAATTCGGAGAAATTTCACCACTGGAATTTATCCAAATAGCCGAAGAGTCTGGGGAGATTGTTCCTTTGACTTCTCATTTGCTTGCCGAAATATTTACTCAAATTAAAGAGTGGGAAAAAGGATTTGGCTGGAACCTTCGGACCGCCATCAATATGACCCCTTCTCTACTCAGTGATCCGACTTTTTTCGACAATTTTTTTGAACTGCTTGAACATTTTCAAATCTCTTCGCATCTACTTGAAATTGAAATTACCGAACAGGCCGAGCTGACCTATTCACCCAAAACACTCGAGAATTTACTTCGCTGCAAATCCAAAGGCATTTCCATTGCGATTGATGATTTTGGCACCGGCTTTTCGATGATTTCCTATTTGACTCATTTTCCAATCAATAAAATCAAAATAGACCAATCCTTTGTTCAGAAAATCGGCCAAAACCGAAAATCGGAAGCCGTCTTAACATCCCTGATTCACTTGGCACACAGTATCGAATGCGATTTAGTGGCTGAAGGAGTAGAGACAGTAGAAGAATCCTTGTTCTTGCAAGAAAACGGGTGTCCGATACATCAAGGCTATTTGTATGATAAGCCTTTGACCCCAAAAGCTTTTGAAAAAAAATATTTACAGGATTTCATTAAAAATAAGGATATGAAAGAACTACCATATCACCACACTCTCCTATAG
- a CDS encoding sensor domain-containing diguanylate cyclase — translation MKAKFDTLLSMDSEISESILNSLGDQICLIDRNGTICFTNQEWNRFGLSNGTTLSSFGIGANYLRQCEEEPAIFQGLQAILTGDADCFNFEYPCHSPAIKRWFLMQATPLQANNQAIEGVVIRHVDITKQKLLELQLKEYAEKDSLTSLFNRRYFEEQVIKEVSLSRQRGMYLSLLYIDVDNFKEINDGYGHPAGDRVLQELALQISDATRFSDTAARIGGDEFALLLPDTNKIELTLLANKLSLDIQQLKIQEQSRPIDVTVSIGGKSFIGDFPLNSMAQWADKALYLAKDKGKNQVVIL, via the coding sequence ATGAAAGCAAAGTTTGACACCCTCTTATCAATGGATTCGGAAATAAGTGAGTCCATTCTGAATTCTTTAGGAGATCAAATCTGTTTGATCGATCGAAATGGAACTATTTGTTTTACAAATCAAGAATGGAATCGATTTGGGCTAAGCAATGGCACAACGCTATCCAGTTTTGGGATTGGTGCAAATTATCTTCGACAATGTGAAGAAGAACCTGCAATATTTCAAGGACTGCAGGCGATTTTGACAGGAGACGCGGACTGTTTCAATTTTGAGTACCCGTGTCATTCCCCTGCCATAAAAAGATGGTTTTTGATGCAAGCCACCCCTCTTCAAGCAAACAATCAGGCCATTGAAGGGGTAGTCATTCGCCATGTGGATATTACCAAACAAAAGCTTCTAGAACTTCAACTGAAAGAATATGCCGAAAAGGATTCTTTGACTTCCCTGTTTAATCGACGCTATTTTGAAGAACAAGTAATAAAAGAAGTGAGTCTATCCCGTCAACGTGGCATGTACCTATCTTTACTCTACATCGATGTAGACAACTTTAAAGAAATAAATGATGGTTACGGACATCCTGCAGGTGATCGAGTACTACAAGAACTGGCTCTTCAAATTTCGGATGCAACAAGATTCTCTGATACAGCAGCACGGATAGGGGGAGATGAATTTGCACTCCTTCTGCCGGATACCAACAAAATAGAACTAACATTGCTAGCTAACAAGTTAAGCTTGGATATCCAGCAGCTGAAAATTCAGGAACAGAGCCGTCCGATTGACGTCACCGTATCAATAGGTGGGAAAAGTTTTATAGGTGACTTTCCCCTTAACTCCATGGCCCAATGGGCAGATAAGGCTTTGTATTTAGCAAAAGATAAAGGTAAAAACCAAGTCGTCATCCTTTGA
- a CDS encoding phosphotransferase produces the protein MSNRQDEEKLTGGNVSDVYRTGDTVRRNLKPESFKIHQLLKHLENRGFNQAPRFLSIDENGRETLTFIEGEAGNYPLKEYMWKDEVLKEIAKMIRLYHDAVCDFPFDESWQPLDNTPSHYEVICHNDFAIYNIIFNQEKPVGIIDFDNAAPGPRLWDLAYTLYTCVPLSRYNLAKSDEGEVYYDSSKDADRIKERVKLFFESYGREVEENYLEMVLLRSEGLCKTIVRKATEGDLAFQKMVLEGHVEHYQKEIQFIREHGHEWT, from the coding sequence ATGTCCAATCGTCAAGATGAAGAAAAGTTAACCGGCGGGAATGTTTCTGATGTCTATCGCACCGGAGATACAGTGCGTCGGAATTTGAAGCCAGAAAGTTTCAAAATTCATCAGCTTTTAAAGCATTTAGAGAATAGAGGTTTCAATCAGGCACCGCGATTTTTAAGCATAGATGAAAACGGGAGAGAAACTTTAACGTTTATTGAAGGAGAGGCCGGTAATTATCCTTTAAAAGAATATATGTGGAAAGACGAAGTTTTGAAAGAAATAGCGAAGATGATTCGTCTCTATCATGATGCAGTATGTGACTTTCCATTTGATGAAAGCTGGCAGCCGTTAGATAATACACCTTCGCACTACGAAGTGATATGCCACAATGATTTTGCTATATACAACATCATTTTCAATCAAGAAAAACCAGTAGGAATTATTGATTTTGATAATGCTGCCCCTGGTCCGAGACTTTGGGATCTAGCTTATACCCTTTATACATGTGTCCCTTTAAGTAGATATAATTTGGCTAAATCAGACGAGGGAGAAGTTTATTATGATTCTTCAAAAGATGCGGATCGAATAAAAGAACGGGTAAAATTGTTTTTTGAATCGTATGGAAGAGAAGTAGAAGAAAACTATTTGGAAATGGTATTGCTGCGATCAGAAGGACTATGTAAAACGATAGTAAGAAAAGCGACCGAAGGTGATCTTGCCTTTCAAAAGATGGTGTTAGAAGGGCACGTTGAGCATTATCAAAAAGAAATTCAATTTATTCGCGAACACGGTCATGAATGGACTTAG
- a CDS encoding DUF3147 family protein, with translation MFVIMKVIASAFVIAIVTEISRRFPAYGGIVAALPLVSLLSIIWLYMQGEQTATLSKFALGVLWGFPATAVLLIIVYVALQNSIHLFLSIALGGCGWLLFLVLQNVVLDYARGIFS, from the coding sequence ATGTTTGTAATTATGAAAGTTATTGCTTCAGCATTTGTGATAGCTATCGTAACAGAGATCTCCAGGAGGTTTCCTGCATATGGAGGGATAGTGGCAGCTCTTCCACTTGTAAGTTTGCTGAGCATCATTTGGCTATACATGCAAGGGGAACAGACAGCTACTTTAAGTAAATTTGCATTAGGGGTGCTTTGGGGATTTCCGGCGACAGCTGTTTTGTTGATCATCGTCTACGTCGCGCTTCAAAACTCAATTCATTTGTTTCTTTCTATAGCTTTAGGTGGATGTGGCTGGCTGCTATTTTTAGTTCTTCAAAATGTTGTATTAGACTATGCTAGAGGAATTTTTAGCTGA
- a CDS encoding MarR family winged helix-turn-helix transcriptional regulator encodes MTSNAKKLNECWTDIYFHLHYPHTEKISHQVIRILQLVEKKEEIGVSEVATYLQISHNTASEHVKRMVEKNLLIKERDSQDERRVLLHLTEIGKCVLHRNTSLDEEKLEQVMDQLADKEREIVEQAFRILSERAKTCL; translated from the coding sequence ATGACTAGTAACGCAAAAAAATTAAATGAGTGTTGGACTGATATTTATTTTCACCTGCATTACCCACATACAGAAAAGATTTCCCACCAAGTGATTCGAATCCTGCAGCTTGTGGAGAAAAAAGAAGAAATTGGAGTAAGTGAAGTGGCCACCTATCTTCAAATTTCACACAACACAGCTTCCGAACATGTGAAACGAATGGTAGAGAAGAATCTGCTAATTAAAGAGAGAGATTCGCAGGATGAAAGAAGGGTCCTATTGCATCTAACAGAAATCGGGAAATGTGTGTTGCATCGAAATACGAGCCTAGATGAAGAAAAACTGGAACAAGTCATGGATCAGTTAGCGGACAAGGAAAGAGAAATTGTCGAACAGGCTTTCAGAATTTTAAGTGAGCGTGCCAAAACATGTTTGTAA
- a CDS encoding DUF4275 family protein, whose protein sequence is MVIIIELINVLRKKGIVVNEFENIGINYRKKWINAFSDSQLEEHQNLNEFLWYLFSSKKVDYLVKKEAALAFDKVNKQYCYIFFQESEDVLQVEYASSMNAKDLSNVTGEYCDVYIVDKGFNWTYVIPHEEDWGPYFYRKTSKGD, encoded by the coding sequence ATGGTGATTATCATCGAATTAATTAATGTTCTTCGCAAAAAAGGAATAGTCGTCAATGAATTTGAAAATATTGGCATAAACTATAGAAAGAAATGGATTAATGCTTTTTCTGATTCTCAACTTGAAGAACATCAAAATTTAAATGAATTTTTATGGTATCTGTTTTCTTCTAAAAAAGTAGATTACTTGGTAAAGAAAGAAGCAGCTCTAGCCTTCGATAAAGTAAACAAGCAATATTGTTATATCTTCTTTCAAGAGTCAGAAGATGTTTTACAAGTAGAATACGCTTCTTCTATGAATGCGAAAGATTTGTCGAATGTAACAGGCGAATACTGTGATGTCTATATTGTGGACAAAGGCTTTAATTGGACATATGTAATTCCTCATGAAGAAGATTGGGGTCCATATTTTTACAGAAAAACGTCCAAGGGTGATTGA